The DNA sequence GGGATGCCCCGCAAGGTAAACAACCGATTCCGGATACCTCTCCTTTAATTCTCTTAGCAGCTGTTTGCCAGCCGTCTCATACTGCTGATTGGTTCCGCAAATACAATAGCAGGTATAATCCCTTTTCAGGAGCGCTTCTGCATCAGGGAATCCACTGACACCCGGGCTGTGTTCAGCAGCAATTCCCCCGGCAGCGAAAAAGCCGGCAGCAAAGTCGGTTCTTGTTTTATGCTCCTTTAATTCCCCGAGTGAAATCAGCCCCGCCTGCAATTGCCCGCCGCCGCGTCTCAATTCCTGGGCCTTTGTCCTGATATTCTCAAATGTGGCTGATAGCCTCTCCTGGTGAAGCGGCCTAATTGTCCAGCCGGAGTTAGCCCCCTCTTTAAGCCTGCCTCCCCTGTCAGGCAGCTTATCCTCAAGATTCGCATAAACATTTGTGCCAATTATACTTTTCTTCCTCGTCTCGGCATCATGCTTCTTTTTCTCCAGGATTTCTCTTGTCTGCTCCTGGATCCATCCTTTCTCCAGCGCATCAGCCATGCCGCCGAAGGATTCAATCTGAAGGAAGATATCCCACGCTTTTTCCGCCAGTTCATTTGTCAGGCTTTCAATATACCAGGATCCCCCTGAAGGGTCTGCCACCTTCAGAAGATGCGCCTCTTCTCTGAGAAGCAGCTGTATATTGCGGGCAAGCCGCTGCGAAAAAGATCCTGAACTCCCCAAAACTTCATCAAATGCTCTCACCTGCAGGTACTGGACTCCTCCAATCACCGCGGCAAAAGCTTCATTTCCTGACCGAAGCAGATTGACATAAGGATCAGCCATCGTTTTTGTGAAATACGATGTTTCTGCTGCAATGACCATTTTTTGCATGTCTTTTGGTGCTCCGAAGGCAGCTGCGATTTTCCCCCATATAATTCTGGCGGCCCTCAGCTTGGCAATCTCCATAAAGAAGTTTCCGCCTGACGCGAAGCTGAAAACCAATTTTGAAAGTATATCCTCCAGGGAAAGATGGCGGTCCAAAAGT is a window from the Bacillus infantis NRRL B-14911 genome containing:
- a CDS encoding methylmalonyl-CoA mutase subunit beta; the encoded protein is MSYQEMEKISFPEKTMEDWKRAAESALKGRAAESLDRLTYENIKLKPLYSAETSALTPKSQYPGQEDFRRGIEPLGYSKADWKIAQRISGETAEDLKQELKRALENGQNAIVLPVEEHFLESFAGILDGAHREYPFAINAAGSQSSMLAVLENLPQSKEIHGYIGRDPLAEAASEGLPGDQMVEGLYDDWAVTLEKAGAEMPKLRTILADAVPYHNGGAHAALEVAAAAAAATEHVSRLLDRHLSLEDILSKLVFSFASGGNFFMEIAKLRAARIIWGKIAAAFGAPKDMQKMVIAAETSYFTKTMADPYVNLLRSGNEAFAAVIGGVQYLQVRAFDEVLGSSGSFSQRLARNIQLLLREEAHLLKVADPSGGSWYIESLTNELAEKAWDIFLQIESFGGMADALEKGWIQEQTREILEKKKHDAETRKKSIIGTNVYANLEDKLPDRGGRLKEGANSGWTIRPLHQERLSATFENIRTKAQELRRGGGQLQAGLISLGELKEHKTRTDFAAGFFAAGGIAAEHSPGVSGFPDAEALLKRDYTCYCICGTNQQYETAGKQLLRELKERYPESVVYLAGHPDSPAEEWRELGIHDFITAKSNVCSILGKLLEETEVKMNG